AGTCCGCAGTGCACCCGACCTAGCACAAAATGCACTTTGGCCCCTATCGTGCGGTTGATGGAGGAGCCACCGGTCGACATCAGGAGGACCCTGGTCCATCTCGTCGACGGGTCGCTGGCGTTCGCCGGTCGCTATGTCCACGAGGGCGGGCACCCGGTGCACACGCACAGCTTCTTCGAGGTCGTCGTGGTGCTCGGCGGGCGCGGGGCGCACAACTGCCTGGCGGCTCGGCAGGAGTTGCAGGTCGGCGACGTGCTCCTGCTCCGGCCGGGGGTGTGGCACGGGTACGAGGACTGTGACCGGCTGGAGATCTACAACTGCTGCTTCTCCGCCGACCTCCTGCGACGCGAGCTCGCGTGGACGCGCGAGGACCCGCTGCTCGGGCATCTGCTGTGGACCTTGCCGTACACGGCCGAGCGCCGCGGCGTACTGGCCACTCGGCTGGATCCCGATGCCCTGGCGGAGTGTGTGGGACACCTGGACGGCCTGCAGGATCTACGGCATCGGCCGGCGAATCTGCATCACGGCGACATCATCGGCTGGCTGTCGCTGTTCCTGAGTCGGCTGGCCCGGGCGGCCGGTGACGGCCGGGTCAGCACGGGGCAGCTGCACCCCGCAGTACTGGATGCGTTGCAGTTGATGGAAGCCCGGCCCGCTTATCAGTGGACGTTGACCGAGCTGGCGCTGGAGCTGCATCTCGCGCCGGGGTATCTGGTCCGGATCTTCAAGGCCGCCACCGGGCTTCCGCCGATGGCCTACCTGTCCAGGTTCCGCGCCGAACTCGCCGCCGATCGCTTGCTGCACACCGACGAACCGATCAACCGGATCGGCGAATCGGTCGGCTGGCCCGACCAGAACCACTTCGCCCGCCGCTTCAAGTCCCACTACGGCCTCAGCGCCACCAACTACCGCTCCCGCTTCACCCGCGCCTGAATCAGCACCTCGAGGCCGTCGAGGATCCGGTCGAGGCCGAAGGTGAAGCCCTGGTTCTCGCTTCCTTCGAGCGAGGTCAGGGCGCCGGCCAGCGCTGGGAAGCGATCCGGATCGGCGGCGATCATCGTGGCGAACGCGGTGGTGATCGTCTCCTCGGTGAGGCCGGCCGTGCCGCCGGGCATCGAAACCGTCTGCAGCGCGAGGGTGCGGACGTGTCCGGACAGCACCAGGATCGAGTCGAACTGCTCGCCGCCGGTCAGGCCGGTGCCCGCCAGCGCCTGAAGCCCGCGGTCCAGCCAGGCGGCTTCGTTCGGGCCGATCGGGCGGCGGCCGATGGTGGACAGCATCAGCCACGGGTGCCTGCTGAAGCCGTCGAAGAGGTCCGTCGACCAGGCGCGCAGAGCCTCGCGCCAAGCCAGACCGGGGCGCTCCGGCGGGACACCCATGGCCAGGTCGCTCATCACCGCGATCAGCTCGGCCTTGCCGGGGACGTAGCGGTAGAGCGCCATCTTCGTGACCGGCAGTTCGGCCGCGATCCGTTGCAT
The Kribbella voronezhensis DNA segment above includes these coding regions:
- a CDS encoding AraC family transcriptional regulator yields the protein MEEPPVDIRRTLVHLVDGSLAFAGRYVHEGGHPVHTHSFFEVVVVLGGRGAHNCLAARQELQVGDVLLLRPGVWHGYEDCDRLEIYNCCFSADLLRRELAWTREDPLLGHLLWTLPYTAERRGVLATRLDPDALAECVGHLDGLQDLRHRPANLHHGDIIGWLSLFLSRLARAAGDGRVSTGQLHPAVLDALQLMEARPAYQWTLTELALELHLAPGYLVRIFKAATGLPPMAYLSRFRAELAADRLLHTDEPINRIGESVGWPDQNHFARRFKSHYGLSATNYRSRFTRA
- a CDS encoding TetR/AcrR family transcriptional regulator; this translates as MTELLWGTPQPPSRGPKPAVTLTGIAEAAIRIADAEGLDAVSMQRIAAELPVTKMALYRYVPGKAELIAVMSDLAMGVPPERPGLAWREALRAWSTDLFDGFSRHPWLMLSTIGRRPIGPNEAAWLDRGLQALAGTGLTGGEQFDSILVLSGHVRTLALQTVSMPGGTAGLTEETITTAFATMIAADPDRFPALAGALTSLEGSENQGFTFGLDRILDGLEVLIQARVKRER